GGTTCAAATCAGGTCTTGTTCTTCTTTTTATTGGTGGACTTATGATCTCAGTTCTTGCAGGAAACGGAATGAGTCTTATTTGGCATAATGAACAACTAGGTTGGTCAGAGCCTGTTGCTTCTCTTATTGCAAGTTTGTTTAGCTTTCTTCCACAAACAGGAGCCACTGCTCTTTTCTATGCAGCATGGTGGGTACACCTTTTATTGCTCCTCGCTTTTTTAGTGTATGTCCCACAATCAAAGCATGCTCATTTAATTGCAGGTCCTGCTAACGTTTATTTAAATCGCCTTACTCCTCCTGGCAAGCTTGAAAAAATTGATTTTGAGGATGAAAGCAAAGAAACATTTGGGGTTGGAACGATTGAGGAGTTTACTCAAGGTCAGCTTCTTGATCTTTATGCGTGTGTAGAGTGTGGGCGATGTACAAATGTATGTCCAGCAACTGGAACAGGAAAAATGCTTTCCCCAATGGACTTAATTTTAAAGCTTCGTGATCATCTCACAAATAAAGGAGCCGCTGTAACGTCCAAAACACCATGGGTCCCAGCGTTTGCTTTCAATAATACACACGGCAATCAGCTTGCTCTAAAAAGTAAACAGCAGGGGATTGAGGAATCAGCAGCAACTCTCAGCTATAACCCATCATTAATTGGCGATGTGATTACAGAAGAAGAGATTTGGGCCTGTACAACATGTCGAAACTGTGAAGATCAATGCCCAGTGATGAATGAGCATGTTGATAAAATTATTGATTTACGTCGCTATCTTGTTTTAACAGAAGGAAAGATGGATGGGGACGGAAAAAGAGCGATGACAAATATCGAGCGTCAAGGTAATCCATGGGGAATTAACAGAAAGGAAAAGGAAAAGTGGCGTACGCTTCAAGATGTTAACGTTCCAACGGTGAAAGAGCTCAAAAAAGAAGGGAAAACGTTTCAATATTTGCTTTGGGTAGGATCAATGGGTGCGCTTGATAACCGAAGTCAGAAAATTACCTTTTCTCTTGTGAAGCTGTTGCGTGAAGCAGGAATAGACTTTGCAATCCTTGGCAATAAAGAAAAAAACTCTGGAGATACACCAAGAAGATTAGGAAATGAGTTTCTTTTTCAAGAGCTTGTGGCAGCGAACATTCAGGAATTTGAGAAAAATGAAGTTAAGAACATTATTACAATTGATCCTCACGCATACAATACGTTTAAGAATGAGTATCCTGACTTTGGGTTCAAAGGCAATGTATATCATCATACTGAAATACTCGCCTCTCTTCTTAAAGAAAAGAAACTTGTGCCAAAGTATGAAGTGAATGAAAGCATTACATTTCATGATTCTTGCTATCTGGGCCGCTACAACGAAGTATATGAACCTCCAAGAGAGATTTTAAGAGCCATTCCAGGGGTGAATGTTCTGGAAATGGAACGAAATCGAGAGACAGGGATGTGCTGTGGAGCTGGCGGTGGCTTAATGTGGATGGAAGAGACGGCAGGGTCTCGAATTAATGTAACCCGAACAGAACAGGCATTAGAGGTGAAACCAACTGTCATTAGTTCAGGTTGCCCTTATTGTTTAACAATGTTAAGCGATGGTACAAAAGCGAAAGAAGTAGAAGATAAAGTCGGAACATATGACGTTGCAGAGCTTCTTGAGAAGGCTGTCTTTGGCTCTATTGAGAAAGCATAAAAAGGAGGGGAAATAATGAAATCGGTTATTGTTGCAGCAAAGCGCACTCCTTTTGGTAGACTCGGGGGACATTTTAGAGATTTAACAGCAAGCGATTTAGGTGGAGAGACAATCAGAGCTTTGTTAGAAGAGAAAAAAGAGGCAAAA
The sequence above is drawn from the Priestia filamentosa genome and encodes:
- a CDS encoding heterodisulfide reductase-related iron-sulfur binding cluster, yielding MTMLLWINMLAFLIVTAYAVFLFSYLIRTRLTYIRLGRKIEFDGEVKERYRKVVENVFGQKKLLKDRKSGIIHVLFFYGFILVQFGALDFIIKGLFPGHHLPFGPVYGGFTFFQEIVTLLILVAVLWAFHRRYIEKLVRLKRGFKSGLVLLFIGGLMISVLAGNGMSLIWHNEQLGWSEPVASLIASLFSFLPQTGATALFYAAWWVHLLLLLAFLVYVPQSKHAHLIAGPANVYLNRLTPPGKLEKIDFEDESKETFGVGTIEEFTQGQLLDLYACVECGRCTNVCPATGTGKMLSPMDLILKLRDHLTNKGAAVTSKTPWVPAFAFNNTHGNQLALKSKQQGIEESAATLSYNPSLIGDVITEEEIWACTTCRNCEDQCPVMNEHVDKIIDLRRYLVLTEGKMDGDGKRAMTNIERQGNPWGINRKEKEKWRTLQDVNVPTVKELKKEGKTFQYLLWVGSMGALDNRSQKITFSLVKLLREAGIDFAILGNKEKNSGDTPRRLGNEFLFQELVAANIQEFEKNEVKNIITIDPHAYNTFKNEYPDFGFKGNVYHHTEILASLLKEKKLVPKYEVNESITFHDSCYLGRYNEVYEPPREILRAIPGVNVLEMERNRETGMCCGAGGGLMWMEETAGSRINVTRTEQALEVKPTVISSGCPYCLTMLSDGTKAKEVEDKVGTYDVAELLEKAVFGSIEKA